One Brachyspira pilosicoli P43/6/78 genomic window carries:
- a CDS encoding sigma-70 family RNA polymerase sigma factor: MPNSRTKSNIEENNNISLYFADAKREKLLTREEEIELTQRLKKGDSQARAKLIRSNLRFVISIAKQYKNSGLLLEDLIGEGNLGLIIATDRFDPDKGYHFISYAVYWIRQSILRAINEKSRLIRLPLNKAMDLVDLERAVHQCYYKTGHMPDVEDLAAILKKEPREIRNIMSMNNEYVSLEKDFNMDGVKDRLADVVEDKNSKTVEDILSDKELTEELKIAMEELSDIEKEIINARYGLDQEKKTLKEVGEKYSFTKERIRQIEKKALKKMHSKRYSSLKDFLN, from the coding sequence ATGCCAAATAGTAGAACAAAGAGTAATATAGAAGAAAATAATAATATATCCTTATATTTTGCAGATGCCAAGAGAGAGAAACTTCTTACTAGAGAAGAGGAAATAGAATTAACTCAAAGATTAAAAAAAGGCGATTCTCAAGCTAGGGCTAAACTTATAAGAAGCAATTTAAGGTTTGTAATAAGCATTGCCAAGCAGTATAAAAACAGCGGTTTACTTTTAGAGGATTTGATAGGCGAAGGCAATTTAGGTCTTATAATAGCTACAGACAGATTTGACCCAGACAAGGGATATCATTTTATTTCTTATGCTGTTTATTGGATAAGGCAGAGCATATTAAGGGCTATAAATGAAAAATCAAGACTAATAAGGCTTCCTTTGAATAAGGCTATGGATTTGGTGGATTTGGAGAGGGCTGTTCATCAATGCTACTACAAAACTGGTCATATGCCTGATGTTGAGGATTTGGCGGCTATATTAAAAAAAGAGCCTAGAGAAATTAGAAATATTATGTCTATGAATAATGAATATGTGTCGCTTGAAAAAGATTTTAATATGGACGGTGTTAAAGATAGATTGGCTGATGTAGTTGAAGATAAAAACAGCAAAACTGTAGAAGATATATTATCTGATAAAGAGCTTACTGAAGAATTAAAAATCGCTATGGAAGAGCTTTCTGATATAGAAAAAGAAATAATCAATGCAAGATACGGTCTTGACCAAGAGAAAAAAACATTAAAAGAAGTTGGAGAGAAGTATTCATTTACAAAAGAGCGTATAAGGCAGATAGAAAAAAAGGCTCTTAAAAAAATGCATTCCAAAAGATATAGCTCTCTTAAAGATTTCTTAAACTAA
- a CDS encoding Trp family transcriptional regulator, with product MDLLAHILATENDEKFIKSLLSELFTKDEQDMIQQRLRIVTLLRRKMPQYEIAKSLNASLCSITRGARELKKQDSALAVIVDKYLMNNKEFQESLNKS from the coding sequence ATGGACTTATTAGCACATATTTTAGCAACAGAAAATGATGAGAAGTTTATTAAAAGCTTACTTTCAGAACTTTTTACCAAAGATGAGCAGGATATGATTCAGCAAAGGCTAAGGATAGTCACCTTGCTCAGGAGGAAAATGCCTCAATATGAAATAGCAAAAAGTCTGAATGCTAGTCTCTGTTCCATTACAAGAGGGGCAAGAGAATTAAAAAAACAAGATAGTGCTTTGGCAGTTATAGTTGATAAATACCTAATGAACAATAAAGAGTTTCAAGAATCCTTAAACAAATCATAA
- the hemW gene encoding radical SAM family heme chaperone HemW: protein MSGLYIHIPFCTYKCSYCNFFSVVNMNEKEIYKNYADALIEELKLRIDDYNEEINTIYFGGGTPSVLNTNLLKYLLDNILNILKNYQDIKLIKEITIESNINDINSEYINFLESIDNIRISLGLQTFNEKSLSLINRHTELEEIVNALKIINNSTIENISLDFISGLPLNDKLQTKKDILKALELLPKTKHISLYYLELTKSLEEKWRDYLPKEDESVEYYEISSNTLKDLGFIRYEISNYSINNYESIHNSNYWKLKNYLGLGASAVGYYNRERYENIKNVKTYIEHIKQNKKPIKEIEYIDRETQKKEFIFLSLRTVKGININNYNKMFKEDFKDKYSSIIKNNKNYFLITDEYLSIKENYFNYADEISLLFL from the coding sequence ATGTCAGGCCTCTACATTCATATACCCTTCTGTACATACAAATGCAGCTACTGCAATTTTTTTTCTGTTGTTAATATGAATGAAAAAGAAATATATAAAAACTATGCTGATGCATTAATTGAAGAATTAAAATTAAGAATAGATGATTATAATGAAGAGATAAATACAATATACTTTGGAGGAGGCACGCCTTCAGTATTAAACACTAATTTACTTAAATATTTATTAGACAACATATTAAACATTCTTAAAAATTATCAAGACATAAAACTAATAAAAGAAATAACAATAGAATCAAACATTAATGATATAAACAGTGAATATATTAATTTTTTAGAAAGTATAGACAATATAAGAATATCTCTAGGTCTTCAAACATTCAATGAAAAATCTTTGTCTCTTATAAACAGACATACAGAGTTAGAAGAAATAGTAAATGCTCTAAAAATAATAAATAATTCTACTATAGAAAATATATCCCTTGACTTTATATCAGGTCTCCCTCTAAATGATAAGCTTCAAACAAAAAAAGACATTCTAAAAGCATTAGAATTACTCCCCAAAACAAAACATATATCTCTTTACTATTTGGAGCTAACAAAATCACTTGAAGAGAAATGGAGAGATTATCTGCCTAAAGAAGATGAAAGTGTAGAATATTATGAAATATCTTCAAACACATTAAAAGATTTGGGCTTTATAAGATACGAAATATCAAACTACTCTATTAATAATTATGAGTCAATACATAACTCAAACTACTGGAAACTAAAAAATTATTTAGGCTTAGGAGCTTCTGCTGTAGGATACTACAACAGAGAAAGATACGAAAATATAAAAAATGTAAAAACATATATTGAACACATTAAACAAAATAAAAAACCTATTAAAGAAATAGAATATATAGACAGAGAAACACAAAAAAAAGAGTTTATATTTCTCTCTCTAAGAACAGTAAAAGGCATAAATATAAATAATTATAATAAAATGTTTAAAGAAGACTTTAAAGACAAATATTCATCAATTATAAAAAACAACAAAAATTATTTTCTTATAACAGATGAATATTTATCTATAAAAGAAAATTATTTTAATTATGCAGATGAGATTAGTTTATTATTTTTATGA
- a CDS encoding MarR family winged helix-turn-helix transcriptional regulator, with translation MNTSNSLKLVVILSKAHNSYIKKVKANIKSLGFSGSEFGALEYLYNKKSVVNVQELSEKILLTTATTAYTIDKLIKRGFISKKEGELDKRFVEISLTKTGKKIMQNVFPVHADFLEKIKSFNR, from the coding sequence ATGAATACTAGTAATAGTTTAAAACTTGTTGTAATTTTATCTAAGGCTCATAACTCATACATAAAAAAAGTAAAAGCTAATATAAAATCTTTAGGTTTTTCAGGAAGCGAGTTCGGAGCTTTAGAATATTTATATAATAAAAAAAGTGTTGTAAATGTACAAGAACTATCCGAGAAAATATTGCTGACTACAGCAACAACAGCATATACAATTGACAAACTCATAAAAAGAGGATTCATATCTAAAAAAGAAGGGGAATTAGATAAAAGATTTGTAGAGATTTCTTTAACAAAAACCGGTAAAAAAATTATGCAAAATGTATTTCCTGTTCATGCTGATTTCTTAGAAAAAATTAAATCCTTTAACAGATAA
- a CDS encoding PD40 domain-containing protein — MKLKLLLLPLFILLSCASSQKSADSIFNSRPFLREYKRYSLTSGEGNPVLDSVIDREGTWVYYSRENAGNTDIFAVDSYTLETFRLTRSPGVDSSVSVDSKSKYLVFSSTRDDAFSDIYLYKLVNLGIRTSKNNLENLEQSVVRITDYKGYDTDPEISHNADMIAFVSDREDNIKKLFTVKPNGKEIIKRADIEAASPTFSFNDRHIAFITSKIGEPYSQLAVVDLQANSYITNDIQTNLMILTDTKTFKFNPSFYNNDTIIYFEIANDTDKDGNLTYNDKRRLMSYSLSTGQYYVLEENTSLSTFNVAYESALVGSYVLSTSGTSIVTMGSTKEYFIKDANANDMYNTFVALPYNRKVEVIEKFSEYFPSDEDRGNVSKAYFDVMYQAYTNKNIDIYNTSKNVLTTEYTNTFYGFLALKIDENFDTNDNWLSASYYTTNESIITSNENIVNALSWAGYISANEKYNKNNTNASTLEILNSIIDYDSSKDLYVLISKLYSHSLEDNNYKYPADEDLYNKPYRRKDLIFADRLEIAKDFIKDSKIPYQTIIDNSHPYAPLSVASRLIYLDGLILAKNYDEATNLFQPYMESKNDIMLALGYYANAKILLDKKDDAAYQLLVNAVKSGGKNFEPTYEAKESKRILANYYRTLADNAYNEERYNIAYDNYQEVLVYNPNDANASSRIIESGLRAYSTIESLEQTIAERERTLLSTRYSEHAAHAELANAYYYLANRYYGIAMSKQYDSERYVLSEKKREDGFYLYLNKSFNTIVDKAVSYMDFAIFLYPDEENYYIKKAEMLTFAEALKMQVLQSDKTYKSIMELVPSYKDNNVNNDKYIGYNQLTLQTPNLESEIIDSLIMAKSKIKTKPNVVSIMLANSYLINGRYSDAANEYKEAEVLLNSVGSDKSKAWYHFFYGYSLWMNNDINGAYREYNKAREIFERLGDSEAVYKIVGYTSVAAIEQKDYTKAIESLLERNTIITNNVEQNELNELLIAACYLKLEDYNNALKYCDNVKAKIDSLDSSSYNPNYVSITLYGANINVVNLGLASFGGYIPGEPLNVDKQQMLYSIYQELYEKMGRYSESRDALSSYRNYIIKDKPKKSIQPLMLATYYNNEGYLYYRQGSVSNSIMSFRKSIEEYRKTINSNALNNNPSLIYENAQNDAKNYLSLSSLYLRYLSQNDLTAIRREFFMELFNTTKTLQVLSTNNSVSSKDRLLLYSHIAAFQYIMALKLTSEANDLMLNRKKNNDGSLDMSMHDVNVQRLYMLKNAIDRYKYILSSNSNFPVDLKTEIIIRYNLAKAYELAGNIEEAAREYISAFSKAKVNAFAVEEIAILTTLIDFSEKYRDIYPDSLDEPVMYVFRILQRLRESVFMITFVEENNLILQEARYKVIEFLEGNYPDASINILAMFDAIDMRRKFLDKRLYTLGENNYYLRDYYKLYEKALYAYQKYLSAVTANYDKKLEESSLKEITEYEKEAIKTFENTPIKNIVICDVKATDIDKSMRSDETLIWDTYLGYRFVRENKKTYFYYQTNDLIKTKDYVTHIGESPIVMSNNNAFVRELYDSTEYMLPPKVAYVDNRLISFYKVNRNDRKNIDMTASSASNTLLTNNVNYADNANDYRENDYIKNDVRVMQVNYVDNEDDTNIYTNNIITNNAATNTLQATNTVQATNRVRKFRFVPFNDLLTNAYVPLVVDITDAKASDISNLMKKNFYILYADKKTFDENKEVLKEVNNIALVVGNSNTYSRIMFYTNYFQSLVSNSLEESMKGYDNNLFTVYGKPDNSMTTLSNETYNFKSRLLASYQKTPSVSMISNIISYSQSPNEVMDNYAYFIEDRYNAKDTNTAYNLSEDGYKYFASSYSNISDSNAYYFMKAMLPVYRRLGDEGAVKGARRALHFMYLYTNENYHLIDEYFTPRTLSRFLKSGETVENNVRYVNYIAQRTTGTNKNKILEIAVLYDLIYAKTPLDKVTNLLTLMTNTNQILTVANTILDNKTTNEANIFLTMDYIYGNQYIFEANTISSFANLFYSLYKDKPSYIYGLLNKIRVPESDFRKNIYNAYNIFSNENTNTMFIFYSYEDDKYTSYSYVVGDNEVKKSSLVSIDKLRDSLTAFTNAPNANERMKALKSIESQMLPSDVSKNASRVNTVYITGSYPNLFTIPFAYFNDFKNADVIKIRELKYVPMDVINVGKANIKLNTQTNFYTSLESLAVGYADGKRKVPLTHYIGIDTNYNKPYNKEDIFLSPARNADIFKYLSDRSNNKLMFTYSTDLSGDYYTAMKYLYMNFDNGVIDSYRYIKNNAVNPNIINASDMNTLFKGSYTLFDYILPGIPK, encoded by the coding sequence ATGAAATTAAAGCTATTATTATTACCATTATTTATTTTATTATCCTGTGCATCCAGTCAAAAGAGTGCAGATTCTATTTTTAATAGCAGACCTTTCTTAAGAGAGTATAAAAGATACTCTCTAACTTCCGGAGAGGGTAACCCTGTTTTAGATTCTGTTATAGACAGAGAAGGAACTTGGGTATACTATTCCAGAGAAAATGCAGGAAATACAGATATATTTGCTGTAGATTCTTATACGCTTGAAACTTTTAGACTCACAAGAAGCCCAGGAGTAGATTCTTCTGTTTCTGTGGATAGTAAATCAAAATATTTGGTATTCTCTTCTACTAGAGATGATGCTTTTTCTGATATTTACTTATACAAGCTAGTTAATCTTGGTATTAGAACTTCAAAAAATAATTTAGAAAATCTAGAGCAAAGTGTAGTAAGAATAACAGATTATAAAGGCTATGATACAGACCCAGAAATCTCTCATAATGCCGATATGATAGCTTTTGTTTCAGACAGAGAAGATAATATTAAAAAACTCTTCACAGTTAAGCCAAATGGTAAGGAAATAATTAAAAGAGCAGATATAGAAGCCGCTTCTCCTACATTCTCTTTTAATGATAGACATATTGCTTTTATTACTTCTAAAATAGGAGAGCCTTATTCTCAATTAGCAGTAGTAGACTTGCAAGCTAACTCCTACATCACAAATGATATTCAAACCAATTTGATGATTTTAACTGATACTAAAACCTTTAAGTTTAATCCGTCATTCTACAACAATGACACTATAATTTATTTTGAAATAGCAAATGATACTGATAAAGACGGCAATTTAACATATAATGATAAAAGAAGATTAATGTCTTATTCTTTGTCTACAGGACAATATTATGTATTAGAAGAAAATACAAGTTTAAGCACATTTAATGTAGCATATGAATCTGCTTTGGTAGGAAGCTATGTATTAAGCACTTCAGGCACTAGTATAGTAACTATGGGCTCTACTAAAGAATATTTCATTAAAGATGCTAATGCCAATGATATGTATAATACCTTTGTTGCTTTGCCTTACAATAGAAAAGTTGAAGTAATAGAGAAGTTTTCAGAGTATTTCCCTTCAGATGAAGATAGGGGTAATGTATCAAAGGCTTATTTTGATGTAATGTATCAGGCCTATACTAATAAAAACATAGATATTTACAATACTTCAAAAAATGTTCTAACAACAGAATATACTAACACTTTTTACGGATTTTTGGCTTTAAAGATAGATGAAAATTTTGACACTAATGATAATTGGCTTAGTGCTTCATATTATACTACAAATGAATCAATTATCACAAGCAATGAAAATATAGTAAATGCTTTATCTTGGGCAGGATACATATCTGCTAATGAAAAATATAATAAAAATAACACAAATGCTTCAACATTGGAAATTTTAAATAGTATAATAGACTATGACAGCAGCAAAGATTTATATGTATTAATATCAAAATTATATTCTCATTCGCTTGAAGATAATAATTATAAATATCCTGCAGATGAGGACTTGTATAATAAACCTTACAGAAGAAAAGATTTAATATTTGCAGACAGACTTGAAATAGCAAAAGATTTTATAAAAGATTCAAAGATTCCTTATCAAACTATAATAGATAACTCTCACCCATATGCACCATTATCTGTAGCAAGCAGACTTATATATTTAGACGGACTTATACTTGCTAAAAATTATGATGAAGCTACAAATTTATTTCAGCCCTATATGGAATCAAAAAATGATATAATGCTTGCTTTGGGTTATTATGCTAATGCTAAAATATTATTAGACAAAAAAGATGATGCAGCTTATCAATTATTAGTAAATGCCGTAAAAAGCGGAGGCAAAAACTTTGAGCCTACTTATGAAGCAAAAGAATCAAAAAGAATACTTGCCAACTATTATAGAACTTTAGCGGATAATGCTTATAATGAAGAGAGATACAATATTGCCTATGACAATTATCAAGAAGTTTTAGTTTATAATCCTAATGATGCCAATGCTTCTTCAAGAATTATTGAAAGCGGACTTAGGGCATACAGCACTATAGAATCACTTGAACAAACCATAGCAGAGAGGGAGAGAACTCTTTTATCTACAAGATATTCAGAGCATGCAGCACATGCAGAGCTTGCTAATGCTTATTATTATTTGGCTAATAGATATTACGGCATAGCTATGTCTAAACAATATGACAGCGAAAGGTATGTGCTTAGCGAGAAAAAAAGAGAAGACGGATTTTATTTGTATTTGAATAAGTCTTTTAATACTATAGTAGATAAAGCAGTCTCTTATATGGATTTTGCTATATTCCTTTATCCTGATGAAGAGAATTATTATATAAAAAAGGCTGAAATGCTTACATTTGCAGAAGCTCTAAAGATGCAGGTTCTTCAAAGCGATAAAACATATAAAAGCATAATGGAATTAGTGCCAAGCTATAAAGACAATAATGTAAATAATGATAAATATATAGGATACAATCAATTAACTCTTCAAACACCAAATTTAGAAAGCGAAATAATTGATTCTCTTATAATGGCTAAAAGCAAGATAAAAACTAAGCCTAATGTTGTATCTATAATGCTTGCAAACTCTTACTTAATAAACGGCAGATACTCTGATGCGGCTAATGAATATAAAGAAGCTGAAGTTTTATTAAACAGTGTAGGAAGCGATAAGAGTAAGGCTTGGTATCATTTCTTCTATGGATATTCTTTGTGGATGAACAATGATATTAATGGAGCTTATAGAGAATATAATAAAGCCAGAGAGATTTTTGAAAGACTTGGAGACAGTGAAGCAGTATACAAAATAGTAGGCTATACTTCAGTTGCAGCCATTGAACAAAAAGACTACACTAAAGCTATAGAATCATTATTAGAAAGAAATACTATAATTACAAATAATGTAGAGCAAAATGAACTTAATGAACTTCTTATTGCTGCTTGCTACTTAAAACTTGAAGATTATAACAATGCATTAAAATACTGTGATAATGTGAAGGCAAAAATAGATAGTTTGGATTCTTCTTCATATAATCCAAATTATGTAAGTATTACTTTATATGGTGCTAATATCAATGTTGTAAACTTAGGGTTAGCTTCTTTTGGAGGATATATACCGGGTGAGCCTCTTAATGTTGATAAACAGCAGATGCTTTATTCTATATATCAAGAGCTTTATGAGAAGATGGGAAGATATTCAGAGTCAAGAGATGCTTTATCTTCTTATAGAAATTATATTATTAAAGATAAGCCTAAAAAATCAATACAGCCTTTAATGCTTGCTACCTACTACAACAATGAAGGTTATTTATATTATAGGCAGGGCTCTGTTTCTAATTCTATTATGTCTTTTAGAAAGTCTATAGAAGAATACAGAAAAACTATAAACTCTAATGCCCTTAATAATAATCCTAGTTTAATATACGAAAATGCTCAAAATGATGCTAAAAACTATTTGAGCTTATCATCGCTTTATTTAAGATATTTATCTCAAAATGATTTAACTGCTATAAGAAGAGAGTTTTTTATGGAGCTCTTTAACACTACAAAAACTCTTCAGGTGCTTTCTACAAATAACAGCGTAAGCTCTAAAGACAGATTATTATTATATTCACATATAGCAGCTTTTCAATATATAATGGCTTTGAAGCTTACTTCTGAAGCTAATGATTTAATGCTTAACAGAAAGAAAAATAATGACGGCTCTTTGGATATGAGCATGCATGATGTTAATGTTCAAAGACTTTATATGCTAAAAAATGCTATAGATAGATATAAATATATTCTCTCATCAAACTCAAACTTCCCTGTGGACTTAAAGACTGAAATTATTATTCGATACAATTTAGCTAAAGCCTATGAGCTTGCGGGAAATATTGAAGAGGCTGCGAGGGAATATATATCTGCTTTTTCTAAGGCTAAAGTTAATGCTTTTGCAGTTGAGGAGATTGCTATACTTACTACTTTAATAGATTTTAGTGAGAAGTATAGAGATATTTATCCTGACAGTCTTGATGAGCCTGTAATGTATGTGTTTAGAATATTACAGAGATTAAGAGAAAGTGTGTTTATGATTACTTTTGTAGAAGAAAATAATCTCATACTGCAAGAAGCAAGGTATAAAGTAATAGAGTTTTTGGAAGGCAATTATCCTGATGCGAGCATTAATATACTTGCTATGTTTGATGCAATAGACATGCGTAGGAAGTTTTTAGATAAAAGACTCTATACACTCGGAGAGAATAATTATTATCTTAGAGATTATTATAAACTATATGAAAAAGCTCTCTATGCTTATCAAAAATATTTGTCTGCAGTAACAGCTAATTATGACAAAAAGCTTGAAGAATCATCTCTAAAAGAAATTACAGAATATGAAAAAGAGGCTATTAAAACTTTTGAAAATACGCCTATAAAAAATATAGTAATTTGCGATGTGAAGGCTACTGATATAGATAAATCAATGCGTAGTGATGAAACTCTAATATGGGATACTTATTTGGGTTATAGATTTGTGAGGGAGAACAAAAAGACTTATTTCTATTATCAAACTAATGACTTAATAAAAACAAAAGATTATGTTACTCATATTGGTGAGAGTCCTATTGTTATGAGTAATAATAATGCCTTTGTACGCGAGCTTTATGATTCTACTGAATATATGCTTCCTCCAAAGGTTGCCTATGTTGATAACAGATTAATTTCTTTTTATAAGGTTAATAGAAATGACAGAAAAAATATAGATATGACTGCCTCTTCTGCAAGCAACACTCTTCTTACAAATAATGTAAACTATGCAGATAATGCAAATGATTATAGAGAAAATGATTATATAAAAAATGATGTAAGAGTGATGCAGGTTAATTATGTAGATAATGAAGATGACACTAATATATATACCAATAATATAATTACAAACAATGCAGCTACTAATACTCTTCAAGCTACTAACACTGTTCAAGCTACTAATAGAGTGAGAAAGTTTAGGTTTGTGCCTTTTAATGATTTATTAACTAATGCCTATGTGCCTTTGGTTGTAGATATCACAGATGCTAAGGCTTCTGATATATCAAACTTAATGAAAAAGAATTTCTATATCCTTTATGCAGACAAGAAAACTTTTGATGAAAATAAAGAAGTATTAAAAGAAGTTAATAATATAGCATTAGTAGTAGGAAATTCTAATACATATTCAAGAATAATGTTTTATACTAATTATTTCCAAAGTCTTGTAAGCAATTCTTTGGAAGAGAGCATGAAAGGCTATGACAACAATCTATTTACAGTATACGGAAAGCCAGATAACAGCATGACAACTCTTTCAAATGAAACTTATAATTTCAAAAGCCGTCTGCTTGCATCATACCAAAAAACGCCTTCTGTTAGCATGATTTCTAATATTATAAGCTATTCACAGTCTCCTAATGAGGTTATGGACAATTATGCTTATTTTATAGAAGATAGATATAATGCAAAAGACACCAACACTGCATACAATCTCTCTGAAGACGGATATAAATATTTTGCTTCCTCCTACAGTAATATAAGCGATTCTAATGCATACTACTTTATGAAGGCAATGCTTCCTGTTTATAGAAGACTTGGAGATGAAGGGGCTGTTAAGGGTGCTAGAAGAGCTTTGCATTTTATGTATCTATACACAAATGAAAATTATCATTTAATAGATGAATACTTTACTCCTCGCACATTATCAAGATTCTTAAAATCAGGCGAAACTGTAGAAAATAATGTAAGATACGTAAATTATATAGCACAGAGAACTACAGGCACAAATAAAAATAAAATATTAGAAATAGCAGTGCTTTATGATTTGATATATGCTAAAACTCCTTTAGATAAAGTAACAAACTTACTCACTCTAATGACAAATACAAATCAAATACTCACAGTTGCAAATACAATATTAGATAATAAAACTACAAATGAAGCTAATATATTCTTAACTATGGATTATATTTACGGCAATCAGTATATATTTGAAGCTAATACTATTTCATCATTTGCTAATTTATTCTATTCGCTTTATAAGGATAAGCCAAGTTATATATACGGACTTCTAAATAAAATAAGAGTGCCTGAGAGCGATTTTAGAAAGAATATTTATAATGCATATAACATATTTAGTAATGAAAACACTAATACTATGTTTATATTCTATTCTTATGAAGATGATAAATACACTTCTTATAGTTATGTTGTGGGTGATAATGAAGTAAAAAAATCTTCTCTTGTATCTATTGACAAATTAAGAGATAGTTTAACTGCATTTACAAATGCTCCTAATGCTAATGAAAGAATGAAAGCATTAAAATCTATAGAGTCCCAAATGCTTCCTTCAGATGTATCCAAAAATGCATCAAGGGTGAATACTGTTTATATTACAGGCTCTTATCCTAATTTATTTACTATACCTTTTGCTTATTTTAATGACTTTAAGAATGCTGATGTTATAAAGATAAGAGAGTTAAAGTACGTGCCTATGGACGTTATTAATGTAGGTAAGGCTAATATTAAATTAAACACTCAAACTAATTTTTACACATCATTAGAGAGTTTAGCTGTTGGTTATGCTGATGGAAAAAGAAAAGTGCCTCTCACTCACTATATAGGAATAGACACCAACTACAATAAGCCTTACAATAAAGAAGATATATTCCTCTCTCCTGCTAGAAATGCTGATATATTTAAGTATTTAAGCGACAGAAGCAACAATAAATTAATGTTTACATACAGCACAGATTTATCAGGCGATTATTATACAGCTATGAAGTATTTATATATGAACTTTGATAATGGCGTTATAGATTCTTACAGATATATTAAAAACAATGCTGTAAACCCTAATATAATAAATGCTTCAGATATGAATACTTTATTTAAAGGAAGCTATACTTTATTTGACTATATACTTCCAGGAATACCAAAATAA
- the lpxC gene encoding UDP-3-O-acyl-N-acetylglucosamine deacetylase, with amino-acid sequence MIKNNILIIDDEEDILNACKNVLEDEGYDVDIAKNYEEALKTFESKKVDLVFLDVWLPNVDGLDILSNIKEKYPDTAVIMMSGHAGVETAVRATKMGAYDFLEKPISVSKLLSSCDEIFKKNENSIENNTSNNNNTHHHKTNNKYKVKQRTIAKSIVVSGFALMEGRKTALTLVPAEVNTGIVFVDINTNTQIKLDHTNILSKDKSGAVNSTALVAGNRYIKTTEHFLAALHMMGITNLIVKCDGEVPNVDGSALVFCDALKEAGFVEQDDYIEPIVIDETLTYGNVNDNETYIILSPYNGLEVSLRIDFAGTIGVQEYTYKFDNFEQFTEEVGRARSFNTIDNIDYAQKMGMAGSGMIGSHILLCDGKVINTKLHFDNEFVRHKILDIIGDLYILGRPIIGRVVANKSSHSFNHSVVHDLANRYL; translated from the coding sequence ATGATAAAAAACAATATATTAATAATAGATGATGAAGAAGATATTTTAAATGCTTGTAAGAATGTATTAGAAGATGAAGGATATGATGTTGATATTGCTAAAAACTACGAAGAAGCTTTAAAAACATTTGAGAGTAAAAAAGTAGATTTAGTATTTTTAGATGTATGGCTTCCTAATGTAGATGGTTTGGATATATTATCAAACATAAAAGAGAAATATCCTGATACTGCTGTGATAATGATGAGCGGACATGCGGGGGTTGAAACTGCTGTAAGGGCTACTAAAATGGGGGCTTATGACTTTTTGGAAAAGCCTATTAGTGTAAGCAAATTATTATCTTCTTGCGATGAAATATTTAAAAAGAATGAAAACAGCATAGAAAATAATACATCAAACAACAACAATACACATCATCATAAAACTAATAATAAATATAAAGTAAAACAAAGAACTATTGCTAAAAGTATAGTAGTAAGCGGTTTTGCTCTAATGGAAGGAAGAAAAACAGCTCTTACTTTAGTACCTGCTGAAGTAAATACAGGCATAGTTTTTGTTGATATCAATACAAATACTCAAATAAAACTAGACCACACAAATATACTTTCAAAAGATAAATCAGGAGCGGTAAACTCTACTGCATTGGTGGCAGGAAACAGATATATAAAAACAACTGAGCATTTCTTAGCGGCACTTCATATGATGGGAATAACAAATTTAATAGTAAAATGCGACGGAGAAGTTCCTAATGTTGATGGTTCTGCTTTGGTATTTTGCGATGCTTTGAAAGAGGCTGGTTTTGTTGAGCAAGATGATTATATAGAGCCTATAGTGATAGATGAAACTCTTACTTATGGCAATGTTAATGATAATGAAACTTACATAATACTTTCTCCATATAATGGTCTTGAGGTGAGCTTGCGTATAGATTTTGCCGGCACTATTGGTGTTCAGGAGTATACATACAAGTTTGACAATTTCGAGCAGTTTACTGAGGAAGTAGGAAGGGCTAGGTCTTTTAACACTATAGACAATATTGATTATGCTCAGAAGATGGGTATGGCTGGAAGCGGTATGATAGGAAGCCATATACTGCTTTGCGACGGAAAGGTTATTAATACTAAACTTCATTTCGATAATGAGTTTGTAAGACATAAGATTTTAGATATAATAGGAGACTTGTATATATTAGGAAGACCTATAATAGGAAGGGTTGTGGCTAATAAATCTTCACATTCCTTTAACCATTCTGTAGTACATGACCTTGCTAATAGATATTTATAA